The Candidatus Omnitrophota bacterium region TTAACAAAAAATGGATATTATTAAAAGCTCCAGAGCGTGAAAACCTCTATATAGGGGACAACCCAGTAACGCTGCAAAATCAGAATGATTATTCTCCATATGGTAACCTCGGATTGGCGGTCAAGGGGATAGAAATATATTTTCCTATTTCCCATAAATATGAACTTGCATTATTTTGTCCCTCCATCGAAGAAGCATTTCTCGAACTAGAGGATAAACTAAAGGAATTCCCCCACTATGAACCCAAAATCGGACGTGCCTACTTAAATGAAATGATAGAAGGTTTTAAATCGGGCAGAAGTGTTACCTTACAACGTGAAATGGTGGAGAATTTAAATTATTTACAAGTAATGTTTTCTTGTCGTTTCGTTTTTTCTCAAAGTAACAATTTTGAGATTGTTAGAAAAATGATAGAAAACCGGGAAGAGTATAGAGGGTTTCTCAAGATGGAATGGCATTAAAGATGAGTGGGCCTAGCAAGTTATGGTTAACAAATTTTGATAAGAGGGGTATAATAAAGCACATAGAAACTTTTACCCTTACATAGTGAGGTGATGGTGAAGAAAAGTATTTTTGGGTAAATTATGGGCAATCCTGGCTTAGGCTGGGGTTGCCTTTTTTGTGGATAGTTGGGCAGAAATTTGTGTGTGTGCGTGTGTGTGGTGGGGGGGGGGATAAACTGTGATTGAAAAAATTTGGGAAAACATACTTGCTTCTAATGAGTACGAAGAACCACTAGTGCACAAAGAAAAAGTTGATGATGTGATTTCTTTGATGTTAAAGCATAAGGTTGACCCCTCAAAGTTTTCAGGAAACCTTTTACTTTTACTTTCTGGAGGCTTTGCTGTAGACCAAATCCAAATGCCATCAACAAAGTCAATACACCAATACAAATTCTCCCACAGCAGACCTGGGAACATGCCATTTTGGTTAATAGCTGGATTCCCGGATTTTGTAATGTGGTTTCAAGAAAAAATAGATAAAGACATAACAGAAACTGAGTTTATTGTCCTGCTGTCATCCTTATTTGGAATTGAGATAAAAGATGGTGGTGATGCAGATAAAAAGCTGTCAAAAATAGAAGATTACCCCATACAATATTGGGGAAACGCTATTGAAAAATATACTACCGAGGTTGGAAAAGCACTTGAAACATCTGTTAGTGGAGGGTCTTCTAATGACATTTATTTGGCCTCAGATTTTTTTGGGGCAATAGGCGAAGACAGCAACTTTACGCTAATCGCTAGTATGGTTACAAAATATTATTTGGAACTAAAAAAGAGTTATGGGAAATGTTTCCCAGATGAGACTTCCTTGTTAGCCATCACCGGAATACTTGATGCGAATGTCTATATATTTACTACAAAACAAATAAAATATGCTCAAATCATAGATATTGCAAAAGATACCGTAAATGGTAAAGATAGGCTTCTAGATTTCATAATCAAGCTAGAAGTATTAATCTTTTCCATTGAGAGCCCCGAGTTCCCTTATGAAGATGTCAAAGAGTCTTGTGAATCTCAAGAGAAGGCAATTAGACTAGCAATCAAGAAGGCTACAGATGTTTATGGTGGAGAAAAAATGATTGAGGATTCCGTTCGACTTTTTATGGGAAACCCACAATTTTCTAGGATAAGAAAGGATGCGGGTGTTATTTGGGATAAGATGGAAGGTGGCAGGTGTTGTCCTAAATGTGGCAAAACTTATGATGACAGTTGGAGGGTCTGTCTTGCTTGCGGAGATACCTTAACTGAAAGGGGAGCGGAGCAAGAAG contains the following coding sequences:
- a CDS encoding zinc ribbon domain-containing protein gives rise to the protein MIEKIWENILASNEYEEPLVHKEKVDDVISLMLKHKVDPSKFSGNLLLLLSGGFAVDQIQMPSTKSIHQYKFSHSRPGNMPFWLIAGFPDFVMWFQEKIDKDITETEFIVLLSSLFGIEIKDGGDADKKLSKIEDYPIQYWGNAIEKYTTEVGKALETSVSGGSSNDIYLASDFFGAIGEDSNFTLIASMVTKYYLELKKSYGKCFPDETSLLAITGILDANVYIFTTKQIKYAQIIDIAKDTVNGKDRLLDFIIKLEVLIFSIESPEFPYEDVKESCESQEKAIRLAIKKATDVYGGEKMIEDSVRLFMGNPQFSRIRKDAGVIWDKMEGGRCCPKCGKTYDDSWRVCLACGDTLTERGAEQEDSVLTKIKSRNRKIRNMPLAYIIVGILVGFFYQMWGIVGGIIAFPIAVFVNMSIGATQGVRLWNQCRKDYSLLRVNGYPKEEALLTLSQSFHPELSKNIHSQIIQKFDSVDLLVNFFTGALPENKREEASAVNILNRTTIVRNRNGTYSVKTNRNKSIQIRPFPERN